The Daucus carota subsp. sativus chromosome 9, DH1 v3.0, whole genome shotgun sequence genome window below encodes:
- the LOC108202721 gene encoding RGG repeats nuclear RNA binding protein A, with amino-acid sequence MATANPFDLLGDDDNDDVSHLIALQQQKKAAAEKSAEKAAPADKSAKPAAKLPSKPLPPAQAVKEAKSEGGRGGGRGGNRGGGGGRGYGRRDGGGYDRRDGGGYDRDSSRNENSFGNGGTGGGQGAIRETDSGRTFERRGGYGGPQSGFRGERRGGYSNGEEGEGDRPRRVFERRSGTGRGNEYKREGSGRGNWGSQTDELSQVTEEVTIEGEKKVDTEKPSVEDDALDGNKEKPTNEPEEKEPEEMTLEEYQKILEEKRKALEALKTEERKVEIDKDLAAMQPLSSKKSNDEIFAKLGSDKDKRKEIAEKEERAKKSLSINEFLKPADGEKYYNPGGRGRGRGRGSRGGFGGGSGGSSYAEAPAIGDPSQFPTLGAK; translated from the exons ATGGCGACTGCTAATCCTTTCGATTTGCTGGGCGACGATGACAACGACGACGTTTCGCACTTGATTGCTCTGCAGCAGCAGAAGAAAGCGGCGGCTGAGAAGTCGGCTGAGAAGGCGGCGCCGGCTGACAAGTCGGCTAAGCCGGCGGCTAAGCTGCCCTCCAAGCCGCTCCCTCCTGCTCAGGCTG TGAAGGAGGCTAAGAGTGAAGGTGGACGTGGTGGAGGCCGTGGCGGAAACCGTGGTGGTGGCGGCGGCCGTGGGTATGGCCGCCGTGATGGAGGTGGATATGATCGCCGTGATGGAGGTGGGTATGATAGAGACTCTAGCAGGAATGAGAATTCATTTGGTAACGGTGGAACTGGTGGTGGTCAAGGTGCGATTAGAGAAACTGACTCTGGGAGGACCTTTGAACGACGTGGTGGTTATGGCGGCCCACAGAGTGGTTTCCGTGGTGAGCGCCGTGGTGGTTATAGTAACGGGGAAGAGGGGGAGGGGGACCGCCCTCGTAGGGTGTTTGAGCGTAGGAGCGGGACAGGACGAGG TAATGAATACAAACGGGAGGGATCTGGCCGAGGCAACTGGGGATCACAGACTGATGAATTGTCTCA GGTGACGGAGGAAGTTACAATTGAAGGTGAGAAAAAGGTTGATACTGAGAAACCTTCAGTAGAGGATGATGCTTTGGATGGAAACAAGGAGAAACCAACAAATGAACCTGAAGAGAAGGAGCCTGAG GAGATGACACTTGAGGAGTACCAAAAGATTCTGGAAGAGAAAAGGAAAGCTTTGGAGGCATTGAAGACTGAGGAAAGGAAGGTTGAAATTGACAAAGATCTCGCAGCTATGCAACCACTCTCAAGCAAGAAGAGCAATGATGAAATCTTTGCGAAACTC GGGTCTGACAAGGATAAGCGAAAAGAAATTGCCGAGAAGGAAGAACGAGCAAAGAAG TCACTCAGCATAAATGAGTTTCTGAAGCCAGCTGATGGTGAGAAGTACTACAATCCTGGTGGTCGAGGTAGGGGTCGTGGACGGGGTTCTAGAGGTGGTTTTGGTGGCGGCAGTGGAGGGAGCAGTTATGCCGAAGCTCCTGCTATTGGAGATCCTAGCCAGTTCCCTACCTTGGGGGCCAAGTGA
- the LOC108200635 gene encoding ras-related protein RABD2a has protein sequence MNSEYDYLFKLLLIGDSGVGKSCLLLRFADDSYLESYISTIGVDFKIRTVEQDGKTIKLQIWDTAGQERFRTITSSYYRGAHGIIVVYDVTDEDSFNNVKQWLSEIDRYASDNVNKLLVGNKSDLTSKKVVSYERAKAFADEIGIPFMEASAKDATNVEQAFMAMTASIKDRMASQPALIGTKPRTVNIRGQPVAQNSGCCSS, from the exons ATGAATTCTGAGTA CGATTATCTTTTCAAACTTTTGCTTATTGGCGATTCTGGTGTTGGAAAATCATGTCTTCTCCTTAGATTTGCT GACGATTCATATTTGGAGAGTTACATCAGCACAATTGGAGTTGATTTT AAAATTCGCACTGTTGAGCAAGATGGAAAGACGATTAAGCTtcaaatt TGGGATACAGCAGGGCAGGAACGTTTCCGGACAATCACTAGCAGCTACTATCGTGGGGCGCATGGAATTATA GTGGTTTATGATGTGACAGATGAAGATAGCTTCAATAATGTCAAACAGTGGCTGAGTGAAATTGATCGTTATGCAAGTGATAATGTCAACAAGCTACTTGTTGGAAACAAATCTGATCTCACTAGTAAAAAAGTTGTGTCATATGAAAGAGCCAAG GCTTTTGCTGATGAAATTGGCATCCCATTCATGGAAGCCAGTGCAAAAGATGCTACAAATGTGGAGCAGGCTTTCATGGCTATGACCGCATCTATTAAAGATCG GATGGCAAGCCAACCAGCATTGATTGGTACTAAGCCACGAACAGTTAACATCCGCGGACAGCCCGTTGCACAGAACAGTGGCTGCTGCTCCTCATAA